In Vidua chalybeata isolate OUT-0048 chromosome 5, bVidCha1 merged haplotype, whole genome shotgun sequence, one genomic interval encodes:
- the ECHDC3 gene encoding enoyl-CoA hydratase domain-containing protein 3, mitochondrial encodes MAARLCRLRTPLTAAFSSAAAAGAGQAPPAEPLTERRQAGGVRTIVLNNPRRRNALSLPMLQSLRRDLLHDVKSRELRVIVIAAEGPVFCSGHDLKELSSEDDVKHHSQVFELCAEVMTLIQKLPVPVIAKVNGLATAAGCQLVASCDIAVASEKSQFATPGVNIGLFCSTPAVALGRSLPRKVALEMLFTGEPLSAHEALMHGLVSKVVPEDKLEEETMKISQKICESSKSVLALGKATFYRQITQDLDTAYKITTKVMVDNLTLRDGQEGIEAFVQKRKPVWSHSQEEKK; translated from the exons ATGGCGGCCCGGCTGTGCCGGCTGCGGACGCCCCTCACGGCCGCCTTCAgcagcgccgcggccgcgggaGCCGGGCAGGCCCCGCCGGCGGAGCCGCTGACGGAGCGGCGGCAGGCGGGGGGCGTGCG CACCATCGTCCTGAACAACCCGCGGCGGCGGAACGCGCTGTCGCTGCCCATGCTGCAGAGCCTGCGGCGGGACCTGCTGCACGACGTCAAGAGCCGGGAGCTCCGCGTCATCGTTATCGCGG CTGAAGGACCTGTATTTTGTTCCGGCCATGATTTAAAGGAACTGTCAAGTGAAGATGATGTGAAGCATCATTCCCAAGTATTTGAATTATGTGCAGAG GTTATGACTTTAATCCAGAAACTTCCAGTGCCAGTGATTGCCAAAGTAAACGGCTTGGCAACAGCAGCTGGCTGCCAGCTCGTGGCAAGCTGTGACATCGCAGTGGCAAGTGAGAAATCTCAGTTTGCTACTCCTGGAGTAAACATTGGGCTGTTCTGCTCCACACCAGCTGTGGCCTTGGGCAGATCTCTTCCAAGAAAG GTGGCACTGGAGATGCTTTTCACAGGTGAACCTCTGTCTGCCCACGAAGCATTAATGCACGGGCTCGTCAGCAAGGTGGTACCAGAAGACAAGCTGGAAGAAGAAACCATGAAAATCTCTCAGAAGATCTGTGAAAGCAGCAAATCCGTCCTGGCCTTGGGGAAAGCTACCTTTTACAGACAGATAACCCAGGACCTTGACACTGCTTACAAAATAACTACTAAGGTCATGGTAGATAATTTGACTTTGAGAGATGGGCAGGAAGGAATTGAAGCCTTTGTTCAGAAGCGTAAGCCTGTCTGGTCACACTCTCAGGAGGAGAAGAAATGA